In Elaeis guineensis isolate ETL-2024a chromosome 1, EG11, whole genome shotgun sequence, a genomic segment contains:
- the LOC140854681 gene encoding uncharacterized protein, translating into MAESSRELLDQPSRPSVLETLLLGSTDSAPKIPRNNAQVEGNEEGMPLTTAVPKSQVLGKVKDFLGNMAKANEKLELDAQKNSRADYDIEVLSGNEKEYIEMDLLLGVADLHTADAVAAAESTVGGFRPTMHSASSSSSETEDDTDDDNNDSGIEDTTTCKLDKLKKSNPENDESLHKNKPNKRPKIVVLD; encoded by the exons ATGGCGGAGTCCAGCAGAGAACTCCTGGATCAACCTTCGAGACCCTCAGTCCTCG AGACCCTTCTTTTGGGGAGCACGGATTCTGCGCCCAAAATCCCACGGAACAATGCCCAAGTCGAAGGGAACGAGGAAGGAATGCCTCTCACAACTGCAGTCCCTAAAAGCCAAG TTCTTGGAAAAGTGAAAGATTTTTTAGGAAATATGGCTAAAGCTAATGAAAAATTGGAGCTTGATGCACAA AAGAATTCTCGTGCAGACTATGATATAGAAGTTCTTAGTGGGAATGAAAAAGAGTACATTGAGATG GATTTGCTTTTGGGTGTTGCTGACCTCCATACTGCTGATGCTGTGGCAGCAGCTGAGTCCACGGTAGGTGGCTTTCGACCAACCATGCACTCTGCTAGCAGCAGCTCCTCTGAGACAGAAGATGATACTGATGATGATAATAATGATAGTGGCATTGAGGACACAACTACATGTAAATTAGACAAGCTTAAGAAATCGAATCCTGAAAATGATGAgtcattgcataaaaataagccAAATAAGCGACCAAAGATTGTTGTCCTCGACTGA